In Formosa haliotis, the sequence AACGCAATACGATCTATACCTAAAGTTGAAGGTGTGGCATATTGATTTACAAAGGGCACTGGTGTGTTATGATCTAGTTGCAATAATTTACAAGACTGTTTTATGGCTAAAACATCTAATTCTGATAAATTTCCTACCGAAGACAGGATACCCTTCTCTATATTTTGATGCTTTTCAATAAATTTTTTAAATTTTTCTAAAAAATTTTCTGCCCGTACAATTTCTTTATCAAAAATTCTATCCGCTTCAAAAACAGCAAGTTTCACAAACGAATTTCCAACATCTATTATTAAATTCATATCAAATTATTAGAAATGCTAATTTACAAAAGCATTTTTTATAAAATTTATTTTGGAGAACAATAAAAAGGATATATATTTGCACTCGCAATTACGCACTGGTGCCTTAGCTCAGTTGGTAGAGCAAAGGACTGAAAATCCTTGTGTCCCTGGTTCGATTCCTGGAGGCACCACCAGAAAACCCTGAAAACTTTACGTTTTCGGGGTTTTTGCTTTTTAAACGGTTTCTTAATTGTCAACCAATAATACTACGGATCAAGTCTAAAAGTTGTGGGATTTATATATTACGCATAAATAGATGCTAGTCTAAATAAGAAAAAATCTATATTTCTGACACCTCTAAATTGTGCTCTAAAAGCTTTTATTTTAGCATTGAAAGATTCAGCCGATGCGTTTGTACTTCTGTTATCGAAATAATTTAGTATATTTTTGTAATGAATAGACATGGTTCTTGCTATTGTATTAAAGCTTTTAAACTCCGCTTTTCTTACTTTTTCATCCCATTTCGCTAGTCTAATTAATGCAGATGTTTTATCTTTTGAATTATTAAATATCCATGATAAGTTCTGACATAGATTATATGCCTTTTCTAAATCTGGATATCTCTGAAATAGAACTTCCGCTCTTTGAGATTGATTTTTAGTCCATTTTGAACTTGATTTGTATAGTAAATATCTGCTTCTAGCGAGTAACTGTTTGAGTGTATCTCCATTTTTAAGGAGTTCAGGGGTAAACTTCAGGGATTTACTTCTTGCTTTTTCTATAGCATCGTTTTCTAGGTCTATAGCATCCCATCTATGCTTAATTCTAATCTCTTGTAATGCATCTAGTGCTAATTTTTGAACATGGAAACGATCTATAACCAATGTCGCATTGGGGAATGATTTCTTAACTATCAGTCCCATATTTCCAGCCATATCTAAAGTTACTTCCTTAACCTTACTTCTTTGTTTTAGAGGGATTTTGCGTAGTATATTAATAACCGTTTCAGCTTTGGTTCCTTTTACCATTGCTATTATAGCTCCTGTCTTTCCTTTTGCGGATTTATTTGTTATTATGGTATATAAATCACCATTGGAGAAAGCTGTTTCGTCCAATGAAAGGTAACCCCCGATGTTTTGAGGAAATAACATCCAATTTCTTGCATGCGACTTTTGATCCCAAGATTTAAAGTCACTTAAATAATCTTTATATTGTCTTTGCATACTTCTAGGGTTTACTCCATAGAATTTAGCGACCAGAGTTGTGCAAGAAGCATTATTACTAATAGAGTTCTTTTAAAAAAGCAGCAAATTCACTAGTCATTCTAGTGCCTTTTGCTACTAATTTCCAATCCCTTGTAACCACTTTATTAGTGTCTTGATTAATCCATCTTCGTCTAGTGATATGTAAGAAAACATTCTTACCTCTTATGGGGAAATCCTGAATACTAGCTTCTGGAAAAAAACCTTTAGAGTGTAGTTTTTCATCTTTATGATCCAATGGTGCATTGTTTAGTTCTGTGAAATAAAAATGAATTTCTTCAGCTTTAACCTCATGCTTAGTTAAGTCAAAATAGGTTACTAAAACTTCTGGAAGTAATAAATTAGCAATTGATAATAGAGTGTCTGAGGACATGTATTTCTTTTATTCAAAGGTCTTCCAATTTTTTGTACTCCACAACTTTTTGTGTTGAGCCAATACTACCTAATAATTAAAATGTTTTCTGGATTACACGAATCGCATCTTGAGGGCTTCGTGTTATAATATCGAAATTAATTATACCTAGAATTAAACCTTCCTCGGTAACTACTTCAACTTTCCACAAACCTGGTTTCACATTGCTTTTGTAAGTATATCCACGATAACCTGCGTCCCTTCCGCCAGTAATATCATAACCAATTTCATCTACAACTTCCCAGTCCTGGGTACTTGTATTATACCATTTCCAACGATGAAAAATCGACTTTTTTATATCTGTAGGCGCAAAAATGGAAGTAAAAACATACACCTCTTCTCCTGGACTATAATTATATTTAAACTTATGTGCTCTCCAAAACACGTACCACTTGTCACTTTCATAAGCAACCACATACTTGTTATTTTCTTTTTTAACACTGTGGGCCACCATACCATCTTCTAAAGCTA encodes:
- a CDS encoding ISAon1 family transposase N-terminal region protein, giving the protein MSSDTLLSIANLLLPEVLVTYFDLTKHEVKAEEIHFYFTELNNAPLDHKDEKLHSKGFFPEASIQDFPIRGKNVFLHITRRRWINQDTNKVVTRDWKLVAKGTRMTSEFAAFLKELY
- a CDS encoding ISAon1 family transposase, translated to MQRQYKDYLSDFKSWDQKSHARNWMLFPQNIGGYLSLDETAFSNGDLYTIITNKSAKGKTGAIIAMVKGTKAETVINILRKIPLKQRSKVKEVTLDMAGNMGLIVKKSFPNATLVIDRFHVQKLALDALQEIRIKHRWDAIDLENDAIEKARSKSLKFTPELLKNGDTLKQLLARSRYLLYKSSSKWTKNQSQRAEVLFQRYPDLEKAYNLCQNLSWIFNNSKDKTSALIRLAKWDEKVRKAEFKSFNTIARTMSIHYKNILNYFDNRSTNASAESFNAKIKAFRAQFRGVRNIDFFLFRLASIYA
- a CDS encoding DUF2914 domain-containing protein gives rise to the protein MSTNVFILSGIISLVITLLLIIVIYKSSPSTRSEIHLGKMLGLVALIYGTINLFYFFNLIPPVPLALEDGMVAHSVKKENNKYVVAYESDKWYVFWRAHKFKYNYSPGEEVYVFTSIFAPTDIKKSIFHRWKWYNTSTQDWEVVDEIGYDITGGRDAGYRGYTYKSNVKPGLWKVEVVTEEGLILGIINFDIITRSPQDAIRVIQKTF